The proteins below are encoded in one region of Aeromonas veronii:
- a CDS encoding MFS transporter: MRLLTAVRQRPDPVSLSFLAVTFITGVAVALQVPTLSLFLAEEVQVRPFLVGLFYTINAVIGILISQWLGHRSDNKGDRKQLILRCCFAGIVLSLLFAWNRQYWLLVSLGVVLASLTATASPQLFALAREYADSRNKRADMFSSVLRAQFSLAWVIGPPAAFALAIGYGFEVMYLASAFAYLLCAFVVWRWLPSLPLPKPGGEQERVSSWRMPSVRALFIASTLMWTCNSMYLINMPLYITRELGLEEKLAGILMGTAAALEIPFMLLAGYYTRRFGKRPMMLVAVLAGVGFYVGLVTLSSQTALIALQLLNAIFIGIVAGIGMSYFQDLMPGRAGVATTLFANSIRTGSIMAGAIAGTVAEIWSFHGVFMVATALALAALAACWRVPNV; the protein is encoded by the coding sequence ATGCGTTTGCTGACAGCTGTCCGCCAGAGGCCGGATCCCGTCTCCCTCTCTTTCCTGGCGGTAACCTTCATAACCGGGGTCGCGGTGGCCCTGCAGGTGCCCACTTTGAGTCTGTTTCTCGCCGAGGAGGTGCAGGTACGCCCCTTCCTGGTGGGGCTCTTCTATACGATCAACGCCGTCATCGGCATTCTCATCAGCCAGTGGCTCGGTCATCGATCCGACAACAAGGGAGATCGCAAGCAGCTGATCCTGCGTTGCTGCTTCGCTGGCATCGTGCTCTCCCTGTTGTTCGCCTGGAACCGGCAATACTGGCTGCTGGTGAGCCTGGGGGTAGTGCTGGCGAGCCTGACGGCCACCGCCAGCCCGCAGCTGTTCGCCCTGGCGCGGGAGTATGCGGACAGCCGCAACAAGCGGGCCGACATGTTCAGCTCCGTGCTGCGAGCCCAGTTCTCCCTGGCCTGGGTCATCGGCCCGCCGGCGGCCTTCGCGCTGGCCATCGGTTATGGCTTCGAGGTGATGTACCTGGCCTCTGCCTTTGCCTACCTGCTCTGCGCCTTCGTGGTCTGGCGCTGGCTGCCCTCCCTGCCGCTCCCCAAGCCGGGAGGAGAGCAGGAGCGAGTCAGCAGCTGGCGAATGCCTTCGGTGAGGGCGCTCTTCATCGCCTCCACCCTGATGTGGACCTGCAACAGCATGTATCTCATCAACATGCCCCTCTACATCACCCGCGAACTGGGGCTGGAGGAGAAACTGGCGGGCATCCTGATGGGGACGGCAGCGGCGCTGGAGATCCCCTTCATGCTGCTGGCGGGCTACTACACCCGCCGTTTTGGCAAGCGCCCCATGATGCTGGTGGCGGTGTTGGCGGGGGTGGGCTTCTACGTGGGGCTGGTGACGTTGTCGAGCCAGACGGCGCTGATCGCCCTGCAACTGCTCAACGCCATCTTCATCGGCATCGTGGCCGGGATCGGCATGTCCTATTTCCAGGATCTGATGCCGGGCCGGGCCGGGGTGGCGACCACCCTGTTTGCCAACAGCATCCGCACCGGATCCATCATGGCGGGAGCCATCGCCGGGACTGTGGCGGAGATCTGGAGTTTCCACGGGGTCTTCATGGTGGCCACGGCCCTGGCACTGGCGGCACTGGCCGCCTGCTGGCGGGTGCCGAACGTCTAA